In the Candidatus Nitrospira nitrificans genome, one interval contains:
- a CDS encoding glycosyltransferase family 4 protein produces the protein MINALSARLGGGQTYLINLLRCIPAREELEVIILGPSSLRASIDQVNLRWLLPSWPLENPLVRTIWERFRLPGILQELGADLLFCPGGVVATPAPKGCKVVTMFRNMIPFDPVQRARYPLGYMRVRNWLLERSMLRSMIRADLVIFVSQFAKQVIERRAPGRIGRSAVIPHGVGPEFRPADAPAARPSWLPKEAYLLYVSTFDVYKAQVQVVREFALLKQRRAGQERLVLVGSDSQNPQYAQAVRDEIHDLGLEGHVIVPGLIPYRELPALYQHAAVNIFATESENCPNILLEAMAAGRPVVCSNFPPMPEFGGDAVSYFDPRKPSDLAAKVSQVLDDPSFSRSLGASAAARASDYDWETAASSTWKLLQSLASKECQVG, from the coding sequence GTGATCAATGCCCTTTCCGCCAGACTTGGAGGAGGCCAAACCTATCTCATCAATCTTCTCCGGTGCATCCCCGCGCGTGAGGAGCTGGAAGTTATCATCCTGGGACCGAGCTCGCTCCGGGCGTCCATTGATCAGGTGAATCTTCGATGGCTCTTGCCGTCGTGGCCGCTGGAAAATCCCCTGGTCCGCACCATATGGGAACGATTCCGTCTTCCCGGTATCTTGCAAGAGCTTGGCGCTGACCTGTTGTTTTGCCCGGGCGGAGTCGTGGCGACGCCCGCTCCCAAGGGATGCAAGGTTGTGACGATGTTCCGAAATATGATTCCGTTCGACCCTGTCCAGCGTGCAAGGTATCCCCTGGGATATATGCGGGTGCGGAACTGGTTGTTGGAACGGAGCATGTTGCGCAGTATGATCCGTGCCGATCTCGTCATTTTCGTCTCCCAGTTCGCGAAGCAAGTGATCGAACGGCGCGCGCCTGGACGAATCGGACGATCAGCGGTGATTCCCCATGGCGTTGGGCCGGAGTTCAGGCCGGCTGATGCGCCGGCCGCACGTCCGTCATGGTTGCCGAAAGAGGCCTATCTGCTCTATGTGTCCACGTTCGATGTGTACAAAGCCCAAGTCCAGGTCGTTCGTGAGTTTGCTTTGCTGAAACAGCGGCGCGCGGGACAGGAGAGACTGGTTTTGGTGGGGTCTGATTCTCAAAATCCACAGTACGCGCAGGCCGTGCGCGATGAAATCCACGATTTGGGATTGGAGGGGCACGTCATCGTCCCTGGGCTGATTCCGTATCGAGAGCTTCCCGCGCTCTATCAACATGCCGCGGTCAACATCTTTGCGACGGAATCTGAAAATTGTCCGAACATACTACTGGAAGCGATGGCTGCCGGGCGTCCGGTCGTCTGCTCAAATTTTCCCCCGATGCCGGAGTTCGGGGGAGATGCCGTCAGTTATTTCGATCCGCGGAAGCCGAGTGATCTTGCCGCCAAGGTGAGTCAGGTCTTGGATGACCCATCGTTCAGTCGTTCCCTGGGAGCGAGCGCGGCGGCCCGTGCCTCCGACTACGACTGGGAAACCGC